In a genomic window of Helianthus annuus cultivar XRQ/B chromosome 10, HanXRQr2.0-SUNRISE, whole genome shotgun sequence:
- the LOC110884082 gene encoding probable inactive protein kinase At3g63330 isoform X2, which yields MDNVAAVVVPFGLEPLPTERSREVGLQNYVEGESGSENGESVIDKFGRLLVEGKHDTYGYFYLSESLNENDDSTFWISKDEQDSIHGSLQALPDIPNHNHGGPLNLYREQMMCLHFGRSSAGDRDQCINPEGLASFLGFLGSLPTHNHESFERATPNTRYILKKRFDRGSYGEVWVAFHSNYLRQSNDTEQHAKNKFQFHSTHLGTENGTSGPSDNNIFILKRIMVEKGNTVYLSGIREKYFGELFLNASSYLGGTLSVTDSYPYPYPYPHPYNLLRMDESVTPEHIPSRKNRQPQVAYEEGLKHIARYIESFESKSSEIWLVFRHEGVSLSKLLYTADDIGSSDGETNDSDDHVKHVRILHPSKWWRWLKTTKAGQEEMKNLIWQLLSALKACHDRNITHRDIKPENMIVCFEDRDSGRCLKGSPSGNETYITKMRIIDFGSAMDEFTIKHLYGAAGPSRDEQTYEYMPPEAFLNATWYHGPSSITTKYDMWSIGVVILELIIGSPNVFQIDAITRALLDQHLEGWNDGLKELAYKLRSFMELCILLPGSSSKHLYSWGHNGKSSGSPASWKCSEEFFASQIKSRDPLKIGFPNVWALRLVRQLLVWDPEDRLTVDDALRHPYFTHHTTQ from the exons ATGGATAATGTGGCAGCTGTTGTCGTTCCGTTTGGGTTGGAACCTCTGCCTACTGAACGATCCCGAGAAGTTGGACTGCAGAATTATGTGGAGGGAGAATCTG GGTCGGAGAATGGTGAATCAGTTATTGACAAGTTTGGACGTTTATTG GTTGAAGGAAAGCATGACACTTACGGATATTTCTATCTATCGGAGAGTCTAAATGAAAACGATGACTCCACGTTCTGGATTTCAAAGGATGAGCAGGATTCGATACATGGTTCACTGCAAGCCTTACCTGACATACCTAATCATAATCATG GTGGACCTTTAAATTTGTACCGTGAACAGATGATGTGTTTACACTTTGGGAGGTCTAGTGCCGGAGATAGAGATCAGTGCATTAATCCCGAGGGTCTCGCAAGTTTTTTGGGTTTCTTAGGATCACTCCCGACACATAATCATGAATCTTTTGAGCGTGCCACTCCTAACACAAG GTATATACTGAAAAAAAGATTTGACCGTGGATCATATGGAGAAGTTTGGGTGGCGTTTCATTCGAATTATCTCCGACAAAGCAACGATACAGAACAACATGCGAAAAACAAATTTCAATTTCATAGCACTCATCTCGGCACTGAAAATGGAACTTCCGGTCCTTCAGATAATAACATTTTCATTTTAAAGCGTATAATG GTAGAAAAGGGTAACACAGTTTACTTAAGCGGTATACGCGAGAAGTATTTCGGTGAACTTTTTCTAAACGCGTCTTCATATTTGGGTGGTACATTATCAGTAACGGATTCATACCCATACCCCTACCCCTACCCACACCCTTATAATCTGCTAAGAATGGATGAATCGGTTACTCCGGAGCATATACCGTCAAGAAAGAACAGACAGCCGCAGGTTGCTTATGAAGAAGGGCTGAAGCATATTGCAAGATATATCGAGTCTTTTGAGTCAAAGTCCAGTGAGATATGGCTTGTGTTTCGCCATGAAGGTGTTTCTTTATCGAAACTTTTGTATACTGCAGACGATATTGGAAGTAGTGATGGCGAAACAAATGATAGTGATGATCACGTTAAACATGTTCGTATACTACATCCATCGAAATGGTGGCGGTGGTTGAAGACCACAAAAGCGGGCCAAGAGGAAATGAAAAATCTTATATGGCAGTTG TTGTCGGCACTTAAAGCTTGTCATGACCGTAACATCACCCACAGGGATATTAAACCCG aaaATATGATCGTTTGCTTTGAAGATCGTGATTCTGGAAGATGCCTAAAAGGAAGCCCTAGTGGAAATGAAACGTATATCACTAAAAT GCGCATTATTGACTTCGGTAGTGCAATGGATGAATTTACCATAAAGCATTTATACGGGGCTGCTGGACCCTCTAG GGATGAACAAACTTACGAGTACATGCCTCCAGAAGCTTTTCTAAATGCTACTTGGTATCATGGGCCATCAAGCATAACTACAAA GTATGACATGTGGAGTATCGGTGTTGTGATCTTAGAGTTGATTATAGGATCGCCAAATGTGTTTCAAATAGATGCTATAACACGTGCTCTTTTGGATCAACATCTTGAAGGTTGGAATGATGGATTGAAGGAGCTTGCTTATAA GCTAAGGTCATTTATGGAATTATGCATTTTGCTTCCCGGAAGTTCCTCAAAACATCTTTATAGTTGGGGTCATAATGGGAAG AGCTCGGGTTCACCAGCGTCATGGAAATGCTCTGAAGAATTTTTTGCGAGTCAGATTAAGAGCAGAGATCCTCTTAAAATAGG GTTTCCAAACGTTTGGGCTTTGAGATTAGTACGCCAACTATTAGTTTGGGATCCA GAGGATCGATTGACTGTTGATGATGCTTTGAGGCATCCTTATTTTACGCACCATACAACACAATGA
- the LOC110880808 gene encoding uncharacterized protein LOC110880808, whose protein sequence is MIRAVIVINDQGKPRLVKFYDYQPVEKQQEIIRNIYGGRDDGLKHPTCYEFVHSCPNITTLAIKGFKLHGYKARMLVKGLRKLKIVDFSTPYSFTGAFLKFGLHEPWCQWWWKTSGGYDITRLHASQRN, encoded by the exons ATGATACGAGCGGTTATTGTAATTAACGATCAAGGCAAGCCTCGCCTTGTCAAATTCTACGACTATCAG CCGGTGGAGAAACAACAGGAAATCATTCGGAACATATACGGAG GTAGAGATGATGGTTTGAAACACCCAACCTGCTATGAATTCGTGCACAGTTGCCCTAATATAACAACCTTGGCAATAAAAGGATTCAAGTTGCATGGTTACAAGGCCCGTATGCTGGTCAAG GGGCTTCGCAAATTGAAAATTGTTGATTTCTCAACGCCTTATTCATTCACGGGTGCCTTTTTGAA gtTTGGATTACATGAACCTTGGTGCCAATGGTGGTGGAAAACATCTGGAGGTTATGATATTACGAGACTGCATGCATCTCAAAGAA ATTGA